The following proteins are encoded in a genomic region of Corylus avellana chromosome ca4, CavTom2PMs-1.0:
- the LOC132179406 gene encoding protein CURLY FLAG LEAF 1 has translation MTAPNMATITASLERSLQNCSLNHQTRSGSGAGFGVGSSDETPDNHDLPTSDTALELNSDMSLPYQWEQCLDLKTGEIYYINWRNGMKAKEDPRTTAEYSGDFYSEDDSSYDSEESSSESSPSSRQPYRVEKDHKDHVLVVAGCKSCLMYFMVPKQVEDCPKCGGQLLHFDRSENGSP, from the exons ATGACAGCTCCAAACATGGCGACCATTACTGCTTCTTTAGAGAGGTCTCTTCAGAACTGTTCGCTAAACCACCAAACAAGAAGCGGTTCAGGCGCAGGTTTTGGCGTAGGAAGCTCAGATGAGACACCGGATAATCATGATCTCCCTACCTCCGACACCGCCTTAGAGCTCAACTCCGATATGTCTCTCCCATACCAATGGGAGCAATGCCTCGATTTAAAG ACAGGGGAGATTTACTATATAAACTGGAGGAATGgcatgaaagcaaaagaagatcCGAGGACCACAGCAGAATACAGCGGAGATTTCTATTCAGAAGATGATAGCTCATACGACAGCGAGGAGTCTTCGTCAGAATCCTCACCTTCCTCCAGACAGCCCTACAGGGTAGAGAAAGACCATAAAGACCATGTTTTGGTTGTGGCCGGGTGCAAGAGCTGTCTCATGTATTTCATGGTGCCCAAACAGGTTGAAGATTGCCCCAAATGCGGCGGTCAACTTCTCCACTTTGATCGATCCGAAAATGGATCTCCGTGA